In one Aythya fuligula isolate bAytFul2 chromosome 12, bAytFul2.pri, whole genome shotgun sequence genomic region, the following are encoded:
- the LOC116493892 gene encoding C-C motif chemokine 14-like: protein MLSTRPVLLLLLLLTFSQHCATAPYSPAECCFEYLKSPLRYDVLKDFYETPTECFYPGIVFKTKNGNKVCAKPKTLWVEKAIEKLRKKRSHTS, encoded by the exons ATGCTCAGCACAAGACcagtcctgctgctcctgctgctcctcaccttCTCCCAGCACTGCGCCACAG ctccatACTCACCTGCAGAATGCTGCTTTGAGTACTTGAAGTCACCTCTCCGGTATGATGTGCTGAAGGATTTCTACGAGACTCCCACAGAGTGTTTTTACCCAGGAATTGT GTTTAAGACCAAGAACGGGAACAAGGTCTGTGCAAAACCAAAGACACTTTGGGTGGAGAAAGCTATTGAGAAACTCAGAAAGAAGAGGTCTCACACCTCCTGA